The following are encoded together in the Glycine soja cultivar W05 chromosome 5, ASM419377v2, whole genome shotgun sequence genome:
- the LOC114413403 gene encoding zinc finger CCCH domain-containing protein 1-like isoform X1: protein MNNPVRRHAPAAAVVANRSTFTGTKSLPKRGQIKSKIVAGICWTRGPRPNILETEKKNIIPEEPDPIPISKQSHTPPLLQNGDQVWSAAARGRLESVRHGGFRLGFSVAAPKRSNRDSKTQRDRGLRRASAPAAIYYCGEFGKFSLSTEADLRALDAEPRSLTLECEASLLNFSLCCINILVMEDSDQPAKSAENQQTEQVCSFFRKPVNKKNIRKRTIVNEDNEEDSNNETSLLHIQKKTLKPDNKLYFSTGSSKSSASAEPSEEPGKPVFQFESSKEIQVQHDSKATATLETETEFSKDARAIRERALKQAEESLKGKSPSSKNEKLYKGMNSYKDYKAGFRREQTIASEKAGGSHGPLRASAHIRVSARFDYQPDICKDYKETGYCGYGDSCKFMHDRGDYKSGWQMEKEWEEAEKARKMRLAAGEDADEEGANLTDEDDEDSLPFACFICRNTFVDPVVTKCKHYFCEHCALKHHAKNKKCFVCNQPTLGIFNVAHEIRRKMAEDKS from the exons ATGAATAACCCTGTCCGACGACATGCCCCAGCTGCTGCAGTAGTTGCCAACAGAAGCACGTTCACGGGCACAAAGTCACTTCCAAAAAGAGGGCAGATTAAGTCCAAGATAGTGGCAGGGATATGTTGGACACGAGGCCCAAGGCCCAACATattagaaacagaaaaaaaaaacataataccCGAAGAGCCCGACCCAATACCAATCAGTAAACAATCACACACGCCGCCCCTCTTACAGAACGGAGATCAGGTGTGGTCGGCGGCGGCACGAGGGAGGTTGGAAAGTGTCCGACACGGCGGATTTCGCTTGGGCTTCAGTGTCGCAGCACCCAAACGCTCCAACCGCGACTCTAAAACGCAACGTGACCGAGGTCTTCGTCGGGCCTCCGCTCCGGCCGCTATTTACTACTGTGG TGAATTTGGAAAATTCTCACTCTCGACGGAGGCGGATCTTCGTGCTCTCGACGCGGAGCCTCGCTCACTCACTCTCGAATGCGAAGCCTCACTCTTGAACTTCTCTCTCTG CTGTATAAACATTCTAGTTATGGAAGATTCTGATCAACCAGCCAAATCTGCTGAAAACCAGCAAACTGAACAAG tGTGTAGTTTTTTCAGAAAGCCagttaataaaaagaatataaggAAACGAACTATTGTTAATGAAGATAATGAGGAGGACTCAAACAATGAAACTTCTCTGTTGCATATTCAGAAGAAGACCTTAAAGCCTGATAATAAGTTGTACTTTTCCACTGGTTCTTCAAAAAGCTCTGCATCTGCTGAACCCAGTGAAGAACCAGGAAAACCAGTCTTTCAGTTCGAGTCTTCAAAAGAGATTCAAGTTCAGCATGATAGCAAAGCAACTGCAACACTAGAGACCGAGACTGAGTTTTCAAAAGATGCTCGTGCCATCCGTGAAAGAGCTCTTAAGCAAGCAGAGGAGAGTCTGAAAGGGAAAAGCCCAAGTTctaagaatgaaaaattatataagggAATGAACAGTTACAAAGACTACAAGGCTGGCTTTCGTAGGGAGCAAACAATTGCTAGTGAAAAAGCTGGCGGGTCACATGGTCCTCTTAGGGCTTCAGCTCATATAAGAGTTTCAGCGAGGTTTGATTATCAGCCTGACATATGTAAGGATTATAAGGAAACTGGTTACTGTGGATATGGTGATTCATGTAAGTTTATGCATGATCGAGGGGACTACAAGTCTGGGTGGCAGATGGAGAAGGAATGGGAAGAAGCTGAGAAAGCAAGGAAGATGAGATTGGCTGCAGGAGAGGATGCAGATGAGGAGGGTGCTAATTTgactgatgaagatgatgaggaTTCTTTACCATTTGCCTGTTTCATTTGTAGAAACACTTTTGTGGATCCTGTAGTAACCAAGTGCAAGCACTACTTCTGCGAGCATTGTGCATTGAAG CATCATGCAAAGAATAAGAAGTGTTTTGTCTGCAACCAGCCAACTCTTGGCATTTTTAACGTTGCTCATGAGATACGCAGGAAGATGGCCGAGGATAAATCATAA
- the LOC114413403 gene encoding zinc finger CCCH domain-containing protein 1-like isoform X3, with protein sequence MEDSDQPAKSAENQQTEQVCSFFRKPVNKKNIRKRTIVNEDNEEDSNNETSLLHIQKKTLKPDNKLYFSTGSSKSSASAEPSEEPGKPVFQFESSKEIQVQHDSKATATLETETEFSKDARAIRERALKQAEESLKGKSPSSKNEKLYKGMNSYKDYKAGFRREQTIASEKAGGSHGPLRASAHIRVSARFDYQPDICKDYKETGYCGYGDSCKFMHDRGDYKSGWQMEKEWEEAEKARKMRLAAGEDADEEGANLTDEDDEDSLPFACFICRNTFVDPVVTKCKHYFCEHCALKHHAKNKKCFVCNQPTLGIFNVAHEIRRKMAEDKS encoded by the exons ATGGAAGATTCTGATCAACCAGCCAAATCTGCTGAAAACCAGCAAACTGAACAAG tGTGTAGTTTTTTCAGAAAGCCagttaataaaaagaatataaggAAACGAACTATTGTTAATGAAGATAATGAGGAGGACTCAAACAATGAAACTTCTCTGTTGCATATTCAGAAGAAGACCTTAAAGCCTGATAATAAGTTGTACTTTTCCACTGGTTCTTCAAAAAGCTCTGCATCTGCTGAACCCAGTGAAGAACCAGGAAAACCAGTCTTTCAGTTCGAGTCTTCAAAAGAGATTCAAGTTCAGCATGATAGCAAAGCAACTGCAACACTAGAGACCGAGACTGAGTTTTCAAAAGATGCTCGTGCCATCCGTGAAAGAGCTCTTAAGCAAGCAGAGGAGAGTCTGAAAGGGAAAAGCCCAAGTTctaagaatgaaaaattatataagggAATGAACAGTTACAAAGACTACAAGGCTGGCTTTCGTAGGGAGCAAACAATTGCTAGTGAAAAAGCTGGCGGGTCACATGGTCCTCTTAGGGCTTCAGCTCATATAAGAGTTTCAGCGAGGTTTGATTATCAGCCTGACATATGTAAGGATTATAAGGAAACTGGTTACTGTGGATATGGTGATTCATGTAAGTTTATGCATGATCGAGGGGACTACAAGTCTGGGTGGCAGATGGAGAAGGAATGGGAAGAAGCTGAGAAAGCAAGGAAGATGAGATTGGCTGCAGGAGAGGATGCAGATGAGGAGGGTGCTAATTTgactgatgaagatgatgaggaTTCTTTACCATTTGCCTGTTTCATTTGTAGAAACACTTTTGTGGATCCTGTAGTAACCAAGTGCAAGCACTACTTCTGCGAGCATTGTGCATTGAAG CATCATGCAAAGAATAAGAAGTGTTTTGTCTGCAACCAGCCAACTCTTGGCATTTTTAACGTTGCTCATGAGATACGCAGGAAGATGGCCGAGGATAAATCATAA
- the LOC114413403 gene encoding zinc finger CCCH domain-containing protein 1-like isoform X2, translated as MNNPVRRHAPAAAVVANRSTFTGTKSLPKRGQIKSKIVAGICWTRGPRPNILETEKKNIIPEEPDPIPISKQSHTPPLLQNGDQVWSAAARGRLESVRHGGFRLGFSVAAPKRSNRDSKTQRDRGLRRASAPAAIYYCGCINILVMEDSDQPAKSAENQQTEQVCSFFRKPVNKKNIRKRTIVNEDNEEDSNNETSLLHIQKKTLKPDNKLYFSTGSSKSSASAEPSEEPGKPVFQFESSKEIQVQHDSKATATLETETEFSKDARAIRERALKQAEESLKGKSPSSKNEKLYKGMNSYKDYKAGFRREQTIASEKAGGSHGPLRASAHIRVSARFDYQPDICKDYKETGYCGYGDSCKFMHDRGDYKSGWQMEKEWEEAEKARKMRLAAGEDADEEGANLTDEDDEDSLPFACFICRNTFVDPVVTKCKHYFCEHCALKHHAKNKKCFVCNQPTLGIFNVAHEIRRKMAEDKS; from the exons ATGAATAACCCTGTCCGACGACATGCCCCAGCTGCTGCAGTAGTTGCCAACAGAAGCACGTTCACGGGCACAAAGTCACTTCCAAAAAGAGGGCAGATTAAGTCCAAGATAGTGGCAGGGATATGTTGGACACGAGGCCCAAGGCCCAACATattagaaacagaaaaaaaaaacataataccCGAAGAGCCCGACCCAATACCAATCAGTAAACAATCACACACGCCGCCCCTCTTACAGAACGGAGATCAGGTGTGGTCGGCGGCGGCACGAGGGAGGTTGGAAAGTGTCCGACACGGCGGATTTCGCTTGGGCTTCAGTGTCGCAGCACCCAAACGCTCCAACCGCGACTCTAAAACGCAACGTGACCGAGGTCTTCGTCGGGCCTCCGCTCCGGCCGCTATTTACTACTGTGG CTGTATAAACATTCTAGTTATGGAAGATTCTGATCAACCAGCCAAATCTGCTGAAAACCAGCAAACTGAACAAG tGTGTAGTTTTTTCAGAAAGCCagttaataaaaagaatataaggAAACGAACTATTGTTAATGAAGATAATGAGGAGGACTCAAACAATGAAACTTCTCTGTTGCATATTCAGAAGAAGACCTTAAAGCCTGATAATAAGTTGTACTTTTCCACTGGTTCTTCAAAAAGCTCTGCATCTGCTGAACCCAGTGAAGAACCAGGAAAACCAGTCTTTCAGTTCGAGTCTTCAAAAGAGATTCAAGTTCAGCATGATAGCAAAGCAACTGCAACACTAGAGACCGAGACTGAGTTTTCAAAAGATGCTCGTGCCATCCGTGAAAGAGCTCTTAAGCAAGCAGAGGAGAGTCTGAAAGGGAAAAGCCCAAGTTctaagaatgaaaaattatataagggAATGAACAGTTACAAAGACTACAAGGCTGGCTTTCGTAGGGAGCAAACAATTGCTAGTGAAAAAGCTGGCGGGTCACATGGTCCTCTTAGGGCTTCAGCTCATATAAGAGTTTCAGCGAGGTTTGATTATCAGCCTGACATATGTAAGGATTATAAGGAAACTGGTTACTGTGGATATGGTGATTCATGTAAGTTTATGCATGATCGAGGGGACTACAAGTCTGGGTGGCAGATGGAGAAGGAATGGGAAGAAGCTGAGAAAGCAAGGAAGATGAGATTGGCTGCAGGAGAGGATGCAGATGAGGAGGGTGCTAATTTgactgatgaagatgatgaggaTTCTTTACCATTTGCCTGTTTCATTTGTAGAAACACTTTTGTGGATCCTGTAGTAACCAAGTGCAAGCACTACTTCTGCGAGCATTGTGCATTGAAG CATCATGCAAAGAATAAGAAGTGTTTTGTCTGCAACCAGCCAACTCTTGGCATTTTTAACGTTGCTCATGAGATACGCAGGAAGATGGCCGAGGATAAATCATAA